Proteins encoded within one genomic window of Glycine soja cultivar W05 chromosome 1, ASM419377v2, whole genome shotgun sequence:
- the LOC114409326 gene encoding MADS-box protein SVP isoform X2 gives MAREKIQIKKIDNATARQVTFSKRRRGLFKKAEELSVLCDADVALIIFSSTGKLFEYSSSSMKEILERHHLHSKNLARMEQPSLELQLVENSNCSRLSKEVAEKSHQLRQLRGEDLQGLNIEELQQLEMSLETGLGRIIEKKGEKIMSEIADLQRKGMLLMEENERLKRHSSESVTYVCNSTGLPQDYESSDTSLKLGLPYSG, from the exons ATGGCGAGGGAGAAGATTCAGATTAAGAAGATCGACAACGCCACCGCGAGGCAGGTCACGTTCTCCAAGCGTCGCAGAGGGCTCTTCAAGAAAGCTGAGGAGCTTTCGGTTCTGTGTGATGCTGATGTTGCCCTCATAATCTTCTCTTCCACTGGGAAACTCTTTGAGTACTCAAGCTCGAG CATGAAGGAAATACTTGAAAGGCATCATTTGCACTCAAAGAATCTAGCAAGGATGGAGCAACCATCTCTCGAGTTGCAG CTAGTTGAAAACAGCAACTGCTCCAGATTGAGCAAGGAAGTTGCCGAAAAGAGCCATCAACTAAG GCAGCTGAGAGGAGAGGATCTTCAAGGCTTAAACATAGAAGAATTGCAACAATTGGAGATGTCACTTGAAACTGGATTGGGCCGTATAATAGAAAAGAAG GGAGAGAAGATTATGAGTGAGATCGCTGATCTCCAAAGAAAG GGGATGCTATTGATGGAAGAGAACGAGCGACTCAAACGTCAC TCTTCGGAGTCTGTCACGTACGTTTGCAATTCCACTGGACTCCCCCAAGACTATGAAAGCTCAGATACTTCGCTCAAATTGGG GCTACCATACTCCGGCTGA
- the LOC114409326 gene encoding MADS-box protein SVP isoform X1, with amino-acid sequence MAREKIQIKKIDNATARQVTFSKRRRGLFKKAEELSVLCDADVALIIFSSTGKLFEYSSSSMKEILERHHLHSKNLARMEQPSLELQLVENSNCSRLSKEVAEKSHQLRQLRGEDLQGLNIEELQQLEMSLETGLGRIIEKKGEKIMSEIADLQRKGMLLMEENERLKRHVAGIINGQRHGGAESENFVMDEGQSSESVTYVCNSTGLPQDYESSDTSLKLGLPYSG; translated from the exons ATGGCGAGGGAGAAGATTCAGATTAAGAAGATCGACAACGCCACCGCGAGGCAGGTCACGTTCTCCAAGCGTCGCAGAGGGCTCTTCAAGAAAGCTGAGGAGCTTTCGGTTCTGTGTGATGCTGATGTTGCCCTCATAATCTTCTCTTCCACTGGGAAACTCTTTGAGTACTCAAGCTCGAG CATGAAGGAAATACTTGAAAGGCATCATTTGCACTCAAAGAATCTAGCAAGGATGGAGCAACCATCTCTCGAGTTGCAG CTAGTTGAAAACAGCAACTGCTCCAGATTGAGCAAGGAAGTTGCCGAAAAGAGCCATCAACTAAG GCAGCTGAGAGGAGAGGATCTTCAAGGCTTAAACATAGAAGAATTGCAACAATTGGAGATGTCACTTGAAACTGGATTGGGCCGTATAATAGAAAAGAAG GGAGAGAAGATTATGAGTGAGATCGCTGATCTCCAAAGAAAG GGGATGCTATTGATGGAAGAGAACGAGCGACTCAAACGTCAC GTGGCGGGGATAATTAATGGTCAAAGGCATGGTGGTGCCGAATCTGAGAACTTTGTTATGGATGAAGGTCAGTCTTCGGAGTCTGTCACGTACGTTTGCAATTCCACTGGACTCCCCCAAGACTATGAAAGCTCAGATACTTCGCTCAAATTGGG GCTACCATACTCCGGCTGA